The following proteins are encoded in a genomic region of Pectinophora gossypiella chromosome 6, ilPecGoss1.1, whole genome shotgun sequence:
- the LOC126367456 gene encoding transcription initiation factor TFIID subunit 2, with protein sequence MKKERTGDNCRPFKLAHQILSLTGISFERRSIIGFVELTVVPLKDNLRYIRLNAKQCRIYRVCLNDQYEANFQYCDPFLDICQADPNARSLEMFSQCHLQAAQKIDPDHNSGELHIQVPEDAAHLVGEGRGLRIGIEFSLESPQGGMHFVVPEGEGTLVEKSAHMFTYGHSARLWFPCVDSFAEPCTWKLEFTVDESLTAVSCGELLDVVYTPDHRRKTFHYVVNTPACAPNIALAIGPFESYVDPHINEVTHYCLPNLMQILKNTVRYVHEAFGFYEETLSTRYPYPCYKQVFVDETEHDTTAYTTMSIMSTHLLHSIAIIDQTYISRKAMAQAVAEQFFGCFITMQNWSDLWLAKGIPDYLCGLYSKKCFGNNEYRYLIHQELQEVVAYEEQYGGIVLDPWQPPASGARVEMKDVFYFPVRNVHTMSPRYIEVMRKKSHLVLRMLEQRIGQELLLQVFNKQLSLATNAANTKIGSGMWSHLLLSTNLFVKAIFTVTGKDMAVFVDQWVRTGGHAKFQLTSVFNRKRNTVELEIRQDCVHERGIRKYVGPLLVQLQELDGTFKHTLQIENTVVKADITCHSKSRRNKKKKIPLCTGEEVDMDLSAMDDSPVLWIRLDPEMSLLRSTVISQPDYQWQYQLRHERDVTAQSEAIDALHNFPEPATRKALTDTIENEQCFYKIRCKAAHCLTKVANAMISSWAGPPAMLTIFRKMFGSFSAPHIIKQNNFDNLQHYFLQKTIPVAMAGLRNIHGICPPEVVRFLLDLFKYNDNSKNHYSDNYYKASLVDALAATITPVISVLQPGAPITADSLSADTKLVLEEITRVLNLEKVLPCYKNTITVSCLRAIRRMQQCGHLPSIPTIFRAYAQYGMYIDVRLGAFECLVDFVRVDGKPEDLASLLSAVESDQDPGVRHGLARLLINNPPFERAQRHRLDTEAVVHRLWNNINSHLSNDARLRCDLVDLYYTLYGNKRPICVPLPEIQAMMKQMHNKERERLERERELKEKERQKEIELKPVIKQEIDDVKYESEVGPMEEAPPLNTGVSAIKEELLPVPLSSIKEEDVRIDVTSVQDMPIRVYSDDSKREFISDNAVPLPGITGSLGPIGFEPGMFRHDKDDLGGPKPKKKKKDKKKHKHKHKHKHSSKDKSSKDKSLDYKDRSLGSFPSRPPSSTEHLKIKEETRETFSSFSSSQSPSEDMSSMQSNMTF encoded by the exons atgaagaaagaaagaacgGGCGACAATTGTCGTCCATtcaaatta GCCCACCAGATTTTGAGCTTGACTGGTATAAGTTTCGAAAGGCGAAGTATTATT GGGTTCGTTGAATTGACGGTAGTGCCGTTGAAGGACAACTTGAGATACATACGTCTCAATGCTAAACAGTGTCGTATATACAGAGTTTGTCTAAATGACCAATATGAAGCTAACTTCCAGTATTGCGATCCATTTTTGGATATTTGTCAAGCAGACCCAAATGC GAGATCTTTGGAAATGTTTTCCCAATGCCACCTTCAGGCAGCACAGAAGATAGATCCCGACCACAACTCCGGTGAACTCCACATCCAAGTGCCGGAGGATGCCGCACATTTGGTGGGCGAAGGTCGGGGACTCCGTATTGGGATTGAGTTCTCTCTGGAGTCCCCTCAGGGAGGCATGCATTTTGTAGTGCCAGAGGGAGAAGGGACTTTGGTTGAG AAATCAGCTCACATGTTCACCTATGGCCATTCAGCACGACTCTGGTTTCCTTGTGTGGACAGTTTTGCTGAGCCTTGTACGTGGAAGCTAGAGTTTACAGTAGATGAGTCCCTGACTGCCGTATCTTGTGGAGAACTGCTGGACGTGGTGTACACTCCAGACCACAGGAGGAAAACATTCCATTATGTCGTTAATACGCCTGCCTGTGCGCCGAACATTGCTTTGGCTATTGG ACCATTTGAATCATATGTGGATCCACACATAAACGAAGTGACTCACTACTGTCTGCCAAATCTAATGCAGATATTGAAGAATACTGTCCGATATGTGCACGAAGCATTTGGGTTTTATGAAGAAACACTCTCCACTCGATATCCTTATCCTTGTTATAAGCAGGTCTTTGTTGATGAG ACCGAGCATGACACAACAGCCTACACAACAATGTCAATCATGAGCACCCACTTACTCCACTCAATCGCTATCATAGACCAGACTTACATAAGCCGTAAAGCCATGGCTCAAGCTGTGGCAGAGCAATTCTTCGGCTGCTTCATCACTATGCAGAACTGGTCAGATCTGTGGCTTGCCAAAGGAATACCAGACTATCTTTGTGGCCTATACTCTAAAAAATGTTTCGGGAACAACGAGTATAGGTATTTGATTCATCAGGAACTGCAGGAG GTTGTTGCTTATGAAGAACAGTACGGTGGCATTGTCCTGGATCCGTGGCAGCCGCCGGCCAGTGGCGCTCGGGTTGAGATGAAAGATGTTTTCTATTTCCCAGTGAGGAATGTTCATACTATGTCTCCGCGGTACATTGAG GTGATGCGCAAGAAATCCCACCTCGTATTGCGAATGTTAGAACAACGTATTGGCCAAGAGTTGTTACTCCAAGTATTCAACAAGCAACTGTCTCTCGCCACCAATGCCGCCAACACAAAGATCGGTAGTGGAATGTGGAGTCACCTACTGTTGTCTACCAACCTGTTCGTGAAAGCTATATTCACGGTGACAGGCAAAGATATGGCAGTCTTCGTTGATCAGTGGGTGCGAACCGGAGGACATGCCAAGTTTCAGCTTACCTCTGTATTCAATAGGAAAAG GAACACAGTAGAACTTGAAATCCGTCAAGACTGCGTTCACGAGCGGGGTATCAGGAAGTATGTTGGGCCTTTACTGGTCCAACTACAGGAGCTAGACGGCACATTCAAACACACCCTCCAAATTGAGAACACTGTAGTCAAAGCAGACATCACGTGCCACAGCAAGAGTAGAAggaataagaagaagaagattccaCTGTGTACCGGGGAAGAAGTTGATATGGATCTGTCGGCGATGGA CGACTCCCCAGTACTTTGGATCCGCCTGGACCCCGAGATGTCcctcctccgaagcacggtgaTATCGCAGCCGGACTACCAATGGCAGTACCAGTTACGTCACGAGCGCGACGTTACAGCTCAGAGCGAGGCTATAGACGCGCTGCATAACTTCCCTGAGCCGGCTACAAGGAAGGCGTTAACGGATACCATAGAGAATGAACAGTGCTTTTACAAGATTAGGTGCAAAGCTGCACACTGTTTGACAAAG GTAGCAAATGCAATGATAAGTTCGTGGGCGGGCCCGCCGGCTATGCTGACGATATTCCGCAAGATGTTCGGCTCGTTCTCCGCGCCTCACATCATCAAACAGAACAACTTTGACAACTTGCAGCACTACTTCCTGCAGAAGACCATCCCTGTTGCTATGGCAG GTCTCCGCAACATTCACGGTATATGCCCTCCAGAAGTGGTGCGGTTCTTACTGGACCTGTTCAAGTATAATGACAACTCAAAGAACCACTACTCGGACAACTACTACAAGGCGTCGCTGGTGGACGCCTTGGCTGCGACTATCACGCCTGTCATATCTGTCTTGCAGCCG GGCGCACCAATAACAGCGGATTCTCTATCAGCTGATACAAAATTGGTTCTTGAGGAAATTACTCGGGTACTGAATTTGGAGAAAGTGTTGCCATGCTACAAAAACACGATCACAGTCAGCTGTTTGCGTGCTATACGGAGGATGCAACAGTGTGGCCATCTACCTAGCATTCCGACAATATTTAGAGCGTACGCCCAGTACGGAATGTATATTG ACGTGCGGCTAGGCGCGTTTGAATGCCTAGTGGACTTCGTGCGAGTGGACGGCAAGCCAGAAGACCTAGCATCTCTCCTATCTGCCGTGGAGAGCGACCAAGACCCTGGCGTGAGGCACGGGCTCGCCAGATTACTGATCAATAACCCGCCGTTTGAACGAGCGCAGAGACATAGACTGGACACTGAAGCTGTCGTCCACAG ACTATggaacaacataaacagccatcTGTCGAACGACGCGAGACTGCGTTGCGACCTCGTAGACTTATACTACACTCTTTACGGAAACAAACGACCAATATGCGTACCCCTACCGGAGATACAGGCCATGATGAAACAGATGCACAACAAGGAACGCGAACGGCTGGAGAGGGAGAGGGAACTGAAAGAGAAAGAGAGGCAGAAAGAAATAGAGTTGAAGCCTGTTATCAAACAGGAGATAGATGAT GTAAAATATGAGTCTGAAGTGGGCCCGATGGAAGAGGCGCCTCCACTGAATACTGGTGTTTCTGCTATCAAGGAGGAACTACTGCCGGTGCCACTTTCCAGCATAAAGGAAGAAGACGTCAGAATTGACGTCACGTCCGTGCAGGATATGCCGATCCGGGTGTACAGC GACGACTCCAAACGCGAGTTTATATCGGACAACGCGGTGCCACTGCCTGGAATCACGGGGTCTTTAGGCCCTATTGGCTTCGAACCAGGGATGTTCAGACACGATAAGGATGACCTAGGAGGCCCCAAG cccaagaagaagaagaaagacaaGAAGAAACACAAGcacaaacataaacacaaacacaGCAGTAAGGACAAGTCATCAAAGGACAAATCTCTGGACTATAAGGACAGATCTCTGGGGTCATTCCCCTCTCGGCCGCCGTCAAGTACTGAACACCTGAAGATTAAGGAGGAAACCAGAGAGACGTTCAGTTCGTTTAGCTCAAGCCAAAGTCCTTCTGAGGATATGTCGTCAATGCAAAGCAACATGACGTTCTAG
- the LOC126367484 gene encoding uncharacterized protein LOC126367484, whose protein sequence is MAKMWDSPYLTCLVLYIFSFQIITTNSRTSNIWKLNVEDGLIVDGTTLPQDDADKTRMNEEDAVFNIITSTVYYGNTWTKHGFDMFCTDCQVYEQQRAGIEQSDEVTPAETNGDADDEYLDCGKAVNFTYYDNLVGVARRHRHPNVPEPQVALIFTKKKSYKNGVTELDINALEKRLKKAKREKPKSVQLYNQIGNFWRIKGDTRQSIECFRRALAVSPYNAEVLLNLARVLFTLQYLDDAIYLTRRSLEVQPPDRSAWQQYFTLGEIFKAYGHYQEAAVHLRHALDLRPDFEPALAALKDIENIPEASVHVYTLLIIVCLVMGVLLVILSSVDSGGDVEEHKTQRHFNRAMAMRSLRGVALPGSRGRKKGGS, encoded by the exons ATGGCCAAAATGTGGGACTCACCATACTTGACTTGTTTGGTTTTGTACATATTTTCTTTCCAAATTATTACCACTAATTCTCGCACCTCAAATATTTGGAAATTGAACGTTGAAGATGGGTTAATTGTTGATGGAACTACACTGCCGCAG GATGACGCTGATAAAACTAGAATGAATGAAGAAGATGCTGTGTTCAACATAATAACTTCAACAGTTTACTATGGAAATACATGGACAAAGCATGGTTTTGATATGTTTTGCACAGACTGCCAAGTATATGAACAACAGAG AGCTGGTATAGAACAAAGTGACGAGGTAACGCCAGCTGAGACAAACGGAGATGCGGACGATGAGTACTTAGACTGTGGGAAGGCCGTCAACTTCACCTACTACGATAACTTAGTAGGTGTGGCACGCCGCCACAGACATCCCAACGTGCCTGAACCACAG GTTGCCCTTatatttacaaagaaaaaatcGTACAAAAATGGTGTAACAGAGTTAGATATAAATGCGCTGGAGAAGCGTCTGAAGAAAGCAAAAAGAGAGAAACCGAAGTCTGTACAGCTTTACAATCAGATTGGCAACTTCTGGCGGATTAAAGGCGACACGCGACAGTCCATCGAGTGCTTCCGACGAGCGCTCGCTGTCTCGCCTTATAACGCAGAA gTGTTGCTGAACCTGGCGCGCGTACTATTCACGCTACAATATTTGGACGACGCCATTTACCTCACCAGGCGGTCACTGGAGGTCCAGCCGCCCGACCGCAGCGCCTGGCAACAATATTTCACCCTCGGAGAGATATTCAAAGCCTATGGACACTATCAG GAAGCGGCAGTGCACTTGAGACACGCTCTCGACCTCAGGCCAGACTTCGAACCAGCGCTGGCTGCGTTGAAAGACATAGAGAACATACCAGAAGCTTCTGTGCATGTCTACACGCTACTAATCATAGTTTGTCTG GTGATGGGTGTACTCCTGGTAATCCTGTCGTCAGTGGACAGCGGGGGCGACGTCGAGGAACACAAAACACAGCGGCACTTCAACAGAGCGATGGCAATGCGTTCGCTGCGAGGCGTCGCACTGCCCGGATCCCGCGGCCGTAAGAAAGGAGGCTCCTAA
- the LOC126367508 gene encoding probable nuclear transport factor 2 yields the protein MALNPQYDAIGKGFVQQYYALFDDPAQRPNLANMYNVETSFMTFEGVQLQGSMKIMEKLNSLMFQKIHRIITAVDSQPMFDGGVLINVLGRLKCDEDPPHAYMQTFVLKPLGESFFVQHDIFRLSIHDAA from the exons ATGGCGCTTAATCCACAGTACGATGCTATTGGAAAAGGATTCGTACAGCAATACTATGCATTGTTCGACGATCCGGCACAACGGCCAAATCTGGCGAATATGTACAAC GTCGAGACCTCATTTATGACTTTTGAAGGCGTCCAACTTCAAGGGTCAATGAAAATTATGgaaaaattaaat AGTTTGATGTTTCAAAAAATACATAGAATAATAACAGCAGTTGACTCACAACCTATGTTTGATGGTGGTGTTCTAATCAATGTCCTGGGGAGGTTGAAg TGTGACGAAGACCCCCCACACGCGTACATGCAAACATTTGTGCTGAAGCCCCTTGGAGAATCCTTCTTTGTGCAACATGATATATTCCGCCTCAGCATCCATGACGCTGCCTAA